TCGAACCGCACACCAGCTACCTCGGCCCGCGCGCATCGGCAGACTTCGCCATCACGATGAAGCTGTCGCTGGTCGGCATCGGCGCCGTGCTGCAGGAGCGCGACGAATACGTGACCATCCGCGAACTGGTGCCCGGCGGCCCGGCCGCGCGCTCCGAGCAGCTCGCGATCGGCGACCGCATCGCCGGCGTGGCCAAGGACGAGAACGCACCGATGGCCGATGTGCTCGGCTGGCGGGTGGATGACGTCGTGCAGTTGATCCGCGGCACCAAGGACACCAAGGTCATTCTGGATGTGCTGCCGGCGGATGCCGGCCCCGACGGCAAGCACAAGCGCATCACGCTGGTGCGCGACACCATCAAGCTGGAAAAGCAGGCAGCTGCCAAATCGGTGATCGAAGTCGGCGGTGACGTGAAGCAGAAGGTCGGCGTGATCACGCTGCCCACGTTCTATCAGGACGTTGACGCCCGCCACAAGAATGACGAGAACTTCCGCAGCGCCAGCCGCGACGTGGCGAAGCTGCTCGCCGAACTGAAAGCGGAAAATGTCGGCGCAGTGCTGATCGACCTGCGCAACAACGGCGGCGGCTCGCTCGACGAGTCGGTGCGGCTGACCGGTCTGTTCATCGATCGCGGCCCGGTCGTGCAACAGCGCAATCCGAAGGGGCAGGTGCGCATCGAGCAGGACCGCGACCCGGGCGTTGCCTGGGACGGCCCGGTCGGCGTGCTGATCAACCGCGCGTCGGCGTCGGCGTCGGAAATCTTCGCCTCGGCAATCCAGGACTACGGTCGCGGCATCGTCATCGGCGAACAGAGCTTCGGCAAGGGCACGGTGCAGACCCTGCTCGACATGGACGAAATGGCGAAAAGCGAAAAGCCGACCTATGGCGAACTGAAGCTGACCGTCGCCCAGTTCTTCCGCGTATCGGGCGGCACGACGCAGCTGCGCGGCGTGACGCCTGACATCCCGCTCGCGTCGTTTGCCGATCGCGAACGCTTCGGCGAATCGAGCTACGACAACGCGCTGCCCTGGACGCAGATCGAACCGGCTGACTTCAAGCCGGTGGGCAGCACGCGCGAACTGCTGCCGGCACTGACCACGCGGCACAGCGCCCGGGTGGCGAACGACGCCGGCTACCGCGAGCTGCTGGAAGACATCGCCGAAGTCGAAGCCATTCGCAAGCGCACCGAAATTTCGCTCAATGAGAAGGAACGGCGCAAGGAACGCGAAGCGCAGGAAGCCCGGCTGAAGGCGCGTTCGCAGACCAAGGGCGTCGGCGATGGCGACACCGACGGTCCCGCGCTGCCGCGCGATGACGGACTGCAGGCCGGCGAGCGCAGCCTGAGCGCAGAACTGGCCGCCGAAAAGTCACGCAAGGCGGCGCGCGACGTGCTGCTCGACGAGGCGGCACACATCATGGGCGACCTGGTGAGCCTGACGAAGTCGGGCACGGAACTGGCGCGCAACGGCAAGACCACCGCGGGCGTCGCGCCCGGGCAATGACAGGGCCGGACCGGTTCGCGGTCCGCCTGTCACAGCGAGGACGTTGGAAATGAACGGACTGGCAGACCCGGTGCTTGTCGTACCGGGGCTCAACGGCAGCGGGCCGACGCACTGGCAGAGCTGGATCGAAGCGCTGATCGGTGCGCAGCGCGTCGAGCAGGATGACTGGACCCGACCTGACATAGACCTCTGGTCAGCGCGGGTCGAACAGGCCATCCTCGCGCAGACGCGGGCGGTGTGGCTCGTTGCGCACAGTTTCGGTTGCCTGGCGTCGGTGGTCGCCGCCAGCCGGCAGGCGGGCCGGATTGCCGGCGCCCTGCTGGTTGCACCGGCAAGTCCTGACAAGTTCGGCATCACGGCGCGCATCCCGGACACGCCCCTGCCGTTCCCGGCCGTGTTGGCCGCGAGCCGGAACGACCCGTGGATGAAGTTCATGTCGGCCGCGCACTGGGCCGAACGATGGGACGCCCGCCTCGTTGATCTCGGCGAGGCGGGGCACGTCAATACCGAATCCGGCCACGGCCCGTGGCCGGCCGGACTCGAGCTGTTCCGCCAGCTTCAGGCGAGCGCGCCGGTCATGACCGGATCGCTGCAGGCCTGACGCCTGCAGCCAGTTCGCCCGAGGTACCTTCCTCAGGTCCCTTCCAGCTCTTTCTGCAGTTCGCCGGACTGGAACATTTCCTTGACGATGTCGCAGCCGCCGAGGAATTCGCCGCGCACATAGAGCTGCGGAATGGTCGGCCAGTTGGCGTATTCCTTGATGCCCTGACGGATGTCTGCATCTTCCAGCACGTTGACCGTGTGCAGGTTCTGTACGCCAACGTGCTTCAGTATCTGGATCACCGTGGCCGAAAAGCCGCACTGCGGAAACTGCGGCGTACCCTTCATGAACAGCACCACCGGGTGGCTGGTGACGGTTTCCTTGATCTGTTCCTGGATGCTCATGGTATTTCCCTTTCAATGGTTCAAGTCAACGGCCCTGCTGCGCATGATGCAGACAGGGCAAAATCGATCCGGATGACGCGACGCATTCATCCGCCTGCGTGGATCATCGGCCCACCACTCCGCCGGTGACACGTTCGATACCGGCGAGGTCACGCCAGGAGCTTACATCTGTCAGCCCTGCGCAGCGCATCAGCGCGCGCACGGCCGGCGCCTGATCATGACCATGCTCGCACAGCAACCAGCCCCCGGGCGCGATACTTTCCGGCGCGCTGCCGCACAGGCGGCGCAGGTCATCCAACCCGTCGGCGCCGCCGATGAGCGCCGCTTCAGGTTCGAAGCGCAGATCGCCCTGCGCCAGATGTTCATCGCCCGCCCGAATGTACGGCGGATTTGACACGATGCAGTCGAATTCGTGCCCGGTCACGCCTTCGAGCCAGTTCGAGGCGATGAAGCCGATTTCAAGGCCCAGTCGCTGCGCGTTGCCACGCGCAATCTGCAGCGCGATGTCCGACCGGTCGAGCGCCGTCACCTGCGCCTGCGGGCAGTTCGCCTTGATGGCCAGCGCGATCGCGCCGGAGCCGGTGCCGGCGTCGAGCACGCGGGGCGCATCCAGGGTGCGGATGCGCGCCAGCGCCAGTTCAACCAGCAATTCGGTGTCCGGCCGCGGAATCAGTACGCCGGGTGCAACCGCGAGGTCGAGCCCGAAGAACTCGCGCCGGCCGACCAGATAGGCCACCGGCTCACCCGATGCGCGCCGCTCCAGCAGCGCATCGAGCGCGACGGCCGACGGTTCCGCCAGCCTCTCGCGGCCGCGCGCGATCAGCCGGGCGCGGTCGCAGCCGAGAACGTGCGCGGCGAGCACCTGCGCATCCCGGCTGTCGATGCGGGTGCGGGCGTTGCGCAACCAGTCATCGAGCGTCATCTGAGCCCTTCACCCTGCACGACGCGGCAACAGAACCGTCACGCGCCCTCTTCCGCCAGCTGCGCAAGCTGTTCGGCCTGGTGCTCGTGCGCCAGGGCGTCGAGCAGTTCGGTCAGGTCGCCGTCCATGATGGCGTCGATCTTGTACAGCGTCAGGTTGATACGGTGGTCAGTGATGCGGCCCTGCGGGAAATTGTAGGTGCGGATGCGCTCCGAGCGGTCGCCGCTGCCAACCAGGCTCTTGCGCGTCGACGCGATCTGGCTGTCGCGCGCGCGCACCTGCGCGTCGCGGATGCGCGCGGCGAGCACCGCCATCGCCTGCGCCTTGTTGCGGTGCTGGCTGCGGTCGTCCTGACATTCGACGACGATGCCGGTCGGCACATGGGTGATGCGGACCGCCGAATCGGTCTTGTTGATGTGCTGACCGCCAGCGCCCGACGCGCGGAAGGTGTCGATGCGCAGGTCGGCCGGATTGATGTCGATTTCCGCCACTTGATCCACCTCTGCCATGACGGCGACCGTGCAGGCCGAAGTGTGGATGCGCCCCTGCGTTTCGGTGACCGGCACGCGCTGCACGCGGTGGCCGCCGGATTCGAACTTGAGCCGCGAATAGACTCCATCGCCGGACACGCGCGCGATGATTTCTCGGTAACCGCCGAGATCGGATTCGCTTGCCGACACGATCTCCACCTTCCAGCGACAGCGTTCGGCGTGGCGCGAGTACATGCGGAACAGGTCGGCCGCGAACAGCGCCGATTCGTCGCCGCCGGTGCCGGCGCGGATTTCCAGGAACACGTTGCGGCCATCGTCCGGATCCTTCGGCAGCAGGGCGCGCTGCAGATCGGCTTCGAGCCGTGCCATGTCACCGGCCGACTGATCGATCTCCGACTGGGCCAGTTCCTTCATGTCGGGGTCGGTCAGCAGGGAGCGCGCCGCTTCGCCGTCGTCACGCGCCTTGCACCAGGCCTGGTACAGCGCGATCACCGGCGTCAGTTCGGCATGCTCGCAGGTGAAGCGACGGTAGCGGTCGATGTCCGACGTCACGTCGGGATCGGACAGCGCGGCGTCGAGGTCGGCCAGACGTTGCGACAGGTGTTCGAGCTTGGCGGCGATGCGCGGTTTCATGCGGGACGTTCGGAGAAGGAAGGAGACGCCGGAGAGACCCCGGGGGCAAGACGGACGGGCGGCGCTAGCCTTCGCGGTCGTGCAGCGGGTACAGGCGTTGCACCAGATCCTCGATCTGGCCGCGTGCTTCCGAGGGGGCTTCGTTGAGCAAGCGGGTCGGGCCGTGCATCAGCTTGTTGGTGAGGTTGCGCGACAGCGTGTCGAGCACGCGGTCAGGCGCTTCGCCGCGGGTCAGGGCACGCAGTGCGCGCTCCAGTTCCAGCATGCGCATGTCTTCGGCGTGACCACGCAGCGCACGGATGGCCGGCACCGCTTCGCGTGCCTGCACCCACTGCAGGAAGTTGGCGACCCGCGCATCGATGATGCCCTGCGCCTCGACCACTGCCGCCTGCCGCGATTCCAGACCGGAATCGACGATCTGCGCGAGATCATCGACGGTGTAGAGGAAAACGTCGTTGAGCTTGCCAACCTCGCCTTCGATGTCGCGCGGCACGGCCAGGTCGACCATGACGATGGGGCGGTACTTGCGCGCCTTCAGCGCGCGTTCCACCAGCCCGAGACCGATGATGGGCAGCGGACTGGCCGTACAGGACAGCACGATGTCGAATTCGGACAGCCGCTCACCGATCTCGTCGAGCTTCACCGCCGCCACCTTCAGGTCGGCCCGGGTGAAGCGCTGCGCCAGTGTCTGCGCGCGTTCGAGGGTGCGATTGGCGATCACCATGCTGCGCGGCGTACAGCCCGCGAAGTGGGCGGCGCACAGTTCCATCATTTCGCCGGCGCCGATGCACAGCACGCGCTGCGACGACAGGCTGCCGAAAATGCGTTCCGACAGATGCACGGCGGCCGCGGCCATCGACACGATGTTGGCGCCGATCGCGGTCGTCGAGCGCACTTCCTTGGCCACCGCAAAGCTGCGCTGGAACAGCTTGTGCAGCAGCGCCCCCAGCGTGCCCGCGTCTTCGGCGACGCGCACCGCCTGTTTCATCTGGCCGAGTATCTGCGGCTCGCCGAGCACCATGGAGTCGAGACCGCTCGCCACGCGGAACGCATGGCGCACCGCCTGGGGCTGCTCCAGCCTGTATACATAGGGTGCGATGTCGGACGGCGCGATGCGGTGGTACTCCGCCATCCAGTCGAGCGCGCTGTCCGGATCGTTGGTCGCGCAGTACAGCTCGGTGCGATTGCAGGTCGACAGGATGGCCGCTTCCTGCACCGGCCGCCCACGGGTCAGTTCGCCCAGTGCGTCCGGCAGCGCTTCCGGCAGGAAGGTCATGCGCTCGCGCACCGCAAGTGGAGCGGTGTGGTGATTGAGACCAAGCGCGAACAGGGACATGTACGGGGAGCGACGCCTGCGTGATTGCCGATGGGTCAGGACGACACCTTCAGGCGCGCAGATTATAACAGCGGCCGTCGTCGCACCAGACCGGCCACCGTTTGATGTCAGCAGACCCTAGCGTTGCGCGGCAATCATGGCGGCAAGGTGCGATGCCGGGATGGCGTAGGTGATTCCGCTCGGCTGCGCCAGCACGCTTTCCTTGCCGGCCTTGACCAGCACCATGTTGATGATGCCGATCACCTCGCCGGTGTCCGGGTCGAACACCGGGCTGCCGCTGTTGCCCGGATAGGCGGTGGCATCGAGCTGAAACACGGGAAAACTGCCGCGCGCCAGCCGGTTGCGGTTGGGCGCATTCAGCTGGCTCACGTTGTCGACCGGAATCACGATGGGGGTGATGGCCGACACGATGCCGCGATGGGTGACCGGGGTGAAGCCCAGCACGCTGCCAATGGGGAAACCGGTGAAGGCGATCGACTGGCCTTCGGCCACTCGCGACGAATCACCCAGCGCAAGCGCTGGCAGCGGTGCACCCTGGATCTGCAGCAGCGCGAGGTCATGCTCGGGGCTGGACGCCACGATGCGCGCCTCGCGTATCTGCGGCTTGCCATCGACCTGCGCCAGCACCGACAGGATTTCGAATTTTTCGTCGTCGAGCTTCACGCTCGCCACATGCGCATTGGTCGCGATCAGCGTGCCGTTGCCGACGACGAAACCCGTGCCCTTCAACTCGAAGGCCGGTGCCCGTGAACGCATCAGCGTGCCGACGACGACGATGGAAGGCTTGATGCGGACAATCGCCTCGCGCAGTGCAGCATGCACCAGCAGCGGCGACGACAGCAGCGCCGCGCAGGCGAGACGGCGCCGGGCGTCAGCCACGGCGTGACACGATCTTCGGCAACACCGGTGAAGGCGTGGTGACCCGATGATCGTAGGGATGGTCCGGCTTGTTGAACAGGCTGCGGATGCGCTTCACGTATTCGCGGGTTTCGCGGTACGGCGGCACGCCCTTGTAGCGGTCGACCGCACCTTCTCCGGCGTTGTAGCCGGCGGTCGCCAGTTCGACATCACCTTCGAAGTAGGCCAGCAGCCAGCGCAGATAGGCCAGACCGCCACGGATGTTCTGCACCGGATCGTAGGCGTCGCGCACATTGAAGCGCTGCGCGGTTTCCGGGATCAGCTGCATCAGGCCCTGGGCGTTCTTCGGCGATCTCGCCTTCGGGTTGAAATTCGATTCGGTACCGATGACCGCCAGCACCAGATGCGGGTCTATGTCGAAGGTCGGTGCCAGTTCGCGCACGATTTCGATCACCTTGCGCCGGTCCGGCGTGGTGCCGAAGGCGGCTTCGAGATCGGGGGCGATGCCGGCGACTGCAACCGGCTCGGGTTCCGGCGGGTCGCGCATGCAGTCGGGCAGCTCGCGCGTCGGCTCACCGGTGAAACGCAGCATGCGCTGCGCGTGCTCGTGACCCTGCCGCGCGGCAAGGTCGAAGAAGGTTGCGGCCAGCGCATCGTCGCGCTCGACCCCGCGACCGTTGGCGTACATCCACGCCAGATTGAACTGCGCTTCCGCTTCGCCAAGCTTGGACGCCTGGCAGTACAGGGCTGCCGCGCGCGCCGGGTCGCGGCTGACGCCTTCGCCGTGTTCGAACAGGCGTGCCTCCGCAAGAAGCGAGCGCGCGGCGGCCTCAGGTTCGAGTGCGAACGCAGGTGCCGCCGCACACAGTGCGATGGCAAATGAAAAATTGCGACGCAGCCAGGCGCTCACGATCAGGCCGTCGCAACGGGCGCAAAGCGCGCGATGTACCAGTCCATCGCCTCGGCCAGACCGCGTGTCACGTCGTGACTGGGCACATAGCCCAGCAGCGTCTGCGCGCGGCCGATGTCCGCCAGCGAATGACGCACGTCGCCGGCGCGGAAGTCCTGATGCTGCGCCCGCGCCTTCGCGATGTCGGGGAAACGCAGGACAAGTTCGGCGCGCATGGCCTCGAACAATTGGTTCAGCGTGGTCTGGCGGTGTGCAGCCACGTTATAGACGGTGTTGACCGCGTCGGCGCGCGTCGTCAACGCCGCGAGCAGGTTGGCCTGAACCGTGTTGTCGATGTAACAGAAGTCGCGACTGGTTTCGCCGTCGCCATTGATGTGCACGGTGTCACCCAGCAGCAGCGCACGCGCCCATTTCGGAATCACCGCCGCGTAGGCGCCTTCCGGATCCTGGCGCGCACCGAACACGTTGAAATAGCGCAGGCCGACACACTGCAGGCCGTAGCAGCGGCCGAACACGTCTGCGTACAGCTCGTTGACGTATTTGGTGACGGCATACGGCGACAGCGGACGGCCGATGACGTCTTCCACCTTGGGCAGCGTCGGCGAATCGCCGTAGGTGGAACTGGACGCCGCATAGACGAAGCGCGCCACGCCGGCATCGCGCGCCGCCACCAGCATGTTCAGGAAGCCGTTCACGTTCGAATCGTGGGTCGCCAGCGGATCGGCCAGCGAACGCGGCACCGAACCCAGAGCGGCCTGATGCAGCACGACATCAATGCCGGTACAGACCGCCGCACAGGTGGCCAGATCACGGATGTCGCCGCGCACGAACTCGAGCCGGCCACGCTGCGCAGCCGTTACGCCAGCCACCACCTCGTCGAGGTTGCGCTGGTGACCGGTCGAGAAGTTGTCGAGCGCCACCACCTTCTGATCCGCCTGCAGCAGCACTTCGACCAGATGCGAGCCGATGAAGCCGGCGGCACCGGTCACCAGCCAGCGTCGCGGTTGCGCCGTCAGCGTTGCGACGACGCCTGCCGGGAGTGCGGACAACTGCGTCATGCCGGACTCACAGACGCCATACCGCGACACCCTGCGCACGCAGCGCTTCGGCATCGAACTGGCACTTGATGTCGGCAACGATGCCGCCCGGCTTCAGCTTGGACACGAAATCACCCAGCGGGCGGGCCGCAAATTCCTTGTGCGACACGGCGGCCACGATGGCTTCGACCTTCGGCAGCTCGTCCCACGACTTCAACGACACGCCGTACTCGTGTTCGGCTTCCTTCGTTTCGGCGACCGGGTCATGCACCAGCACTTCGATGCCATAGGTTTCGAGTTCGCGGATCACGTCGATCACGCGCGAATTGCGCAGATCGGGACAATTTTCCTTGAAGGTCAGACCGAGCACGATCGCCCTGGCGCCCTTGACCGACGCACCGCTGCGGATCAGCTGCTTGACCGTCTGTTCGGCAACATACTTGCCCATGCCGTCATTGATGCGGCGACCGGCCAGGATGACCTGCGGGTGGTAGCCCAGCATGTCGGCCTTGTGCGTGAGGTAATACGGATCGACGCCGATGCAGTGACCGCCGACCAGACCTGGCCGGAACGGCAGGAAATTCCACTTGGTGCCGGCAGCACGCAGCACCTCTTCGGTATCGATGCCCATCTTGCCGAAAATGATGGCCAGCTCGTTCACGAAGGCGATGTTGAGGTCGCGCTGCGTGTTCTCGATCACCTTGGCCGCTTCAGCCACCTTGATGCTCGACGCTTCATAGACACCGGCGGTGATGACGCTCTTGTAGAGATCCGACACCTTGCGCAGCGTTTCAGGGCTGTCACCCGACACCACCTTGACGATCTTGGTGACCGTACGTTCCTTGTCGCCCGGGTTGATGCGTTCGGGCGAATAGCCGACGTTGAAATCGTGCGGCCACTTGAAGCCGGAAAACTTCTCGATGACCGGAATGCACATTTCCTCTGTCGCACCCGGATACACGGTCGACTCGAACACCACTGTGGCGCCACGCTTCATGTGGCGACCGCAGGTTTCCGAGGCGCCCACCAGCGGCGAGAAGTCAGGCTGGTGCGCATCGTCGACCGGCGTCGGCACGGCAACGATGATGAAGTCCGCATCCTTGAGTGCAGCCCCGTCCGTACTGACCGTCAGCTGCGTCGCAGCGCGCAGATCCTCCGTGCTGACCTCGCCGGTCGGATCATAGAACTCCCGATAGGCCGCAATCTTGGCGGCCGACATGTCCACGCCGATGGTCGGCATCTTCTTCCCGAACTCGACCGCCAGCGGCAGCCCCACATAGCCCAGGCCAATCACGGCAACTTTGGTCATCGCTCCGTTCCCCAATCCGCGATCAAAGGTTCTTCATCAGTTCGGACACTTCCGCCGACCGCGCAAACTTGTCACCCAGTGCCACCAGGGGTTCAAGCTCCTTGCGCGCTTCCGACTTCATGCCTGCCTTGGCCAGCCGCTGCGCGAGATTCAGTCGCAGATCGTGCGCGCCCGGCGCCGCGGCGACGGCCTGTTTCAGCATCGTCAGGCCTCGTTCTGTCTCACCGCTGTCGAACAGGATGGTGCCGTAGGTGTCAAGTACGGAAGGGTTGTTGGGCGCTACCGCATATGCCCGCTCGGCGTAGCCCTTCGCTTTGCCGTCGTTACGCTGTGCCGCCAGCCAAGCGAGGTTGTTCAGCACGACCGGATCGTTCGGCACTCGCTTGAGCAGCGCTTCATAACGCTGGCTGGCCTCGTCATAACGCTTCTGGGACAACGCGTACTCCGCAAGGTAAGCCGGCACAGCATTGTCTTCCGGCTTGTCCTTCAACCAGCCATCCACGACAGCCTTGGCATCCGCAGCGCCGTTACTCGAACGGAGCAGCGCGCTGTGCAGCCTGATGACGTTGCCGGCGTTGCGCTCACGGGCGAGCGCATCACGGTACGGCTTTACGGCCGCGTCAGCTTTGCCCGTCCTGGAAAGCACTTCACCTTCCATTGCATAGCCCAGCGCCAGATCGGGATTCTGGCGCTGAATGTCCCGCGTAACCTTCAGCGCATCGTCGAGCGCACCTCGTTCGAGGTGGATCGCAATCAGCATACTTTGCGCGTCCAGCGACCCGGGCTCCAGCGTCAGCGCCTTGCGTACGTTCTGCAGCGCTTCCGATTCGCGCTTTGCCACCTGCTGTGTTGCGGCAAGGCGCAGCAGCGGCTGCGCAGTTGCAGGTGATCGCGCAACCAGTTTTTCCCGCGTCAGGATCGCCGCGTCAGTCTCTCCGGCAAGCGCCTGGGTCGATGCAAGCAATTCGAGCATTTGCGTGTCGTCCGGCATGGCTGCGGCCGCGTCGCTTGCAGCCACCAGCGCTTTCTTCCGTTCTCCCATTACAGACAGCAGCTCGACGAGCGCCGTGCGGGGCGCAGTCAACTTGGCGTTTGCCTTCACCGCCTGCTCGAGCAGCGCGAGGGCCTCCGGCGCGCCTTCCCGCGTACGTGCTTTCAAACCCGCCAGCGCAAGCAGCGCATCCGGATGCTGTGGCGACTTCGTCAATATGCCGCGAAAGCGGGACTCGGCAGCAGCCGTATCTTTGTCCAGCAGATCGATTCGGGCGAGGTTCGATGCGGCCGGGAAGAATGAAGGTTCTATTTCAAGCGCCTTTTCGAAGCTCGCGCGGGCCTTGTCGGAGTCCTTCTTCAGCAGATAAGCCGTACCCCTCAGATTCGGCGTCATGGGGTCGCCCGGTTTCTTCTTTTCCAGTGCATCGATTGCGACGAGCGCCTTGTCCGCATCGCGATTACGCAGATGTGCAACAATCAAGAGAACATCGGGGCGCGTGTCATCCCCCTCTAGGCGTACTGCATTTTCCAGTGCAGCGATGCCGCCCGTGCGATCTCCTGCAGCCAGGCGGCTCAGGCCCAGTCTGGATTGGGACACCGAGTCATCCGGCTTTAGTCGGGCTGACACTGCGAAGGCCTTTGCGGCTCGTTCGGTATCCCCTGCCATCAGGAATACCTGACCAGCCAGGGCCTGTACCTCGGCGTTTTCGGGGAGTTTCTGCAACAGCGGGTCGAGGGTCTGCTGCGCTTTGGCAACACGCCCGGTCTGCAGATATGAACCGATCAAGATCTTGCGGATGAACAGCGAATCGCCGCCCGCGGCCAACACCTTTTCACCGTGCCGTTCGGCCTGTGCGTGCGACTTCAACTCGAATTCGGTCAGGGCCGCCAGACCAAGTGCCGGAATATAGTCCGGCGCAAGCGACAGCAGCTTGTTCAGCGTCTGCCGCGCCTCGGAGAACTTGCGTTCCTTGACGAGCAGAAAACTTTCCAGATAGAGCACTTCAGGCGCTTGGGGAACCGCCTTCTTCAACGCTGCGAGCTCGACCCGGGCTTCGGCGAACTTGTCCTGAATGGAAAGCGTGTGCACAACGATGTAGCGCGCACGAACATTGTTAGGTTTGATTTCATAGACTTTTCGATAGGACGCCAACGCCTCTTCGAACTGTCCCTTTGCGTTCTTCAGCTCGGCGTCGAGAAACCAGGCATTCTCGTTTGCCGAATCGGCTGTCATCACGTTATCGAGCAACCGACGTGCGCCGTCGACGTCCTTGGTCACGGCAGCCAGCCTCGCCTTGCCCAGACTGGCGTAGAGATGCTGATTGTCGATGGCGATCGCCTGATCGAAACTTGCCGCCGCCGCCTCATTGTTTCGGGTTGCCATGTACGCATAGCCGAGCGCCGCCTTCAGATCGGCTTCAGACTGCGGCGTGGGCATTTTCGTCGAAGCAAAATTCGAAATGACATCGACGAAGCTTCCGCTTTCCACCATGGCACGCGCCAGCAAGGGAACGACCTCGCCCTCGTCGTGATTCAGGTCGCGGGCGCGCTGCAGTTCCTTGATCGCCGAAGGCATGTCGCCGAGTTTGAAATTGACGCGCCCGAGCTCGTAGCGCGCCGCGGCGTTGCTGGCGTCCTGCTGCAAGGCGTTCTTGAGCTGGATGGAAGCCGTCTGATAATCATTGCGTGAAATGGCGGCACGCGCTTCGGCAACGAGTTCCGCGGGCGGCAGGTTCCGGTCGCATGCAGCAAGCAGCGCAACGCAACACAAGGCGGCCGCAAGGCGGCTCACCGGAATGCGTTCACGCGGTAG
The sequence above is a segment of the Methyloversatilis sp. RAC08 genome. Coding sequences within it:
- a CDS encoding carboxy terminal-processing peptidase; amino-acid sequence: MKLKAFWIAFLLATSVQAATTATMAPPLRPVEAHALAAQASAELLSRFHYQNVPLDDAMSIRIFDRYLKTLDPERIYFLQSDIDTFGAVRTLLDDAILQQKLDAPFAIFTRYTQRVRERMSGARELLAAGFDFNKPDSYRYVRTDVPWASSEAELKEIWRKRVKNDWLRLKLAGKDDAAIRETLTKRYEQAMAHTARSKSDDVFQLFMNAYAESIEPHTSYLGPRASADFAITMKLSLVGIGAVLQERDEYVTIRELVPGGPAARSEQLAIGDRIAGVAKDENAPMADVLGWRVDDVVQLIRGTKDTKVILDVLPADAGPDGKHKRITLVRDTIKLEKQAAAKSVIEVGGDVKQKVGVITLPTFYQDVDARHKNDENFRSASRDVAKLLAELKAENVGAVLIDLRNNGGGSLDESVRLTGLFIDRGPVVQQRNPKGQVRIEQDRDPGVAWDGPVGVLINRASASASEIFASAIQDYGRGIVIGEQSFGKGTVQTLLDMDEMAKSEKPTYGELKLTVAQFFRVSGGTTQLRGVTPDIPLASFADRERFGESSYDNALPWTQIEPADFKPVGSTRELLPALTTRHSARVANDAGYRELLEDIAEVEAIRKRTEISLNEKERRKEREAQEARLKARSQTKGVGDGDTDGPALPRDDGLQAGERSLSAELAAEKSRKAARDVLLDEAAHIMGDLVSLTKSGTELARNGKTTAGVAPGQ
- a CDS encoding RBBP9/YdeN family alpha/beta hydrolase, producing the protein MNGLADPVLVVPGLNGSGPTHWQSWIEALIGAQRVEQDDWTRPDIDLWSARVEQAILAQTRAVWLVAHSFGCLASVVAASRQAGRIAGALLVAPASPDKFGITARIPDTPLPFPAVLAASRNDPWMKFMSAAHWAERWDARLVDLGEAGHVNTESGHGPWPAGLELFRQLQASAPVMTGSLQA
- the grxD gene encoding Grx4 family monothiol glutaredoxin produces the protein MSIQEQIKETVTSHPVVLFMKGTPQFPQCGFSATVIQILKHVGVQNLHTVNVLEDADIRQGIKEYANWPTIPQLYVRGEFLGGCDIVKEMFQSGELQKELEGT
- the prmC gene encoding peptide chain release factor N(5)-glutamine methyltransferase, with protein sequence MTLDDWLRNARTRIDSRDAQVLAAHVLGCDRARLIARGRERLAEPSAVALDALLERRASGEPVAYLVGRREFFGLDLAVAPGVLIPRPDTELLVELALARIRTLDAPRVLDAGTGSGAIALAIKANCPQAQVTALDRSDIALQIARGNAQRLGLEIGFIASNWLEGVTGHEFDCIVSNPPYIRAGDEHLAQGDLRFEPEAALIGGADGLDDLRRLCGSAPESIAPGGWLLCEHGHDQAPAVRALMRCAGLTDVSSWRDLAGIERVTGGVVGR
- the prfA gene encoding peptide chain release factor 1, with protein sequence MKPRIAAKLEHLSQRLADLDAALSDPDVTSDIDRYRRFTCEHAELTPVIALYQAWCKARDDGEAARSLLTDPDMKELAQSEIDQSAGDMARLEADLQRALLPKDPDDGRNVFLEIRAGTGGDESALFAADLFRMYSRHAERCRWKVEIVSASESDLGGYREIIARVSGDGVYSRLKFESGGHRVQRVPVTETQGRIHTSACTVAVMAEVDQVAEIDINPADLRIDTFRASGAGGQHINKTDSAVRITHVPTGIVVECQDDRSQHRNKAQAMAVLAARIRDAQVRARDSQIASTRKSLVGSGDRSERIRTYNFPQGRITDHRINLTLYKIDAIMDGDLTELLDALAHEHQAEQLAQLAEEGA
- the hemA gene encoding glutamyl-tRNA reductase → MSLFALGLNHHTAPLAVRERMTFLPEALPDALGELTRGRPVQEAAILSTCNRTELYCATNDPDSALDWMAEYHRIAPSDIAPYVYRLEQPQAVRHAFRVASGLDSMVLGEPQILGQMKQAVRVAEDAGTLGALLHKLFQRSFAVAKEVRSTTAIGANIVSMAAAAVHLSERIFGSLSSQRVLCIGAGEMMELCAAHFAGCTPRSMVIANRTLERAQTLAQRFTRADLKVAAVKLDEIGERLSEFDIVLSCTASPLPIIGLGLVERALKARKYRPIVMVDLAVPRDIEGEVGKLNDVFLYTVDDLAQIVDSGLESRQAAVVEAQGIIDARVANFLQWVQAREAVPAIRALRGHAEDMRMLELERALRALTRGEAPDRVLDTLSRNLTNKLMHGPTRLLNEAPSEARGQIEDLVQRLYPLHDREG
- a CDS encoding S1 family peptidase; the encoded protein is MADARRRLACAALLSSPLLVHAALREAIVRIKPSIVVVGTLMRSRAPAFELKGTGFVVGNGTLIATNAHVASVKLDDEKFEILSVLAQVDGKPQIREARIVASSPEHDLALLQIQGAPLPALALGDSSRVAEGQSIAFTGFPIGSVLGFTPVTHRGIVSAITPIVIPVDNVSQLNAPNRNRLARGSFPVFQLDATAYPGNSGSPVFDPDTGEVIGIINMVLVKAGKESVLAQPSGITYAIPASHLAAMIAAQR
- a CDS encoding lytic transglycosylase domain-containing protein, with translation MSAWLRRNFSFAIALCAAAPAFALEPEAAARSLLAEARLFEHGEGVSRDPARAAALYCQASKLGEAEAQFNLAWMYANGRGVERDDALAATFFDLAARQGHEHAQRMLRFTGEPTRELPDCMRDPPEPEPVAVAGIAPDLEAAFGTTPDRRKVIEIVRELAPTFDIDPHLVLAVIGTESNFNPKARSPKNAQGLMQLIPETAQRFNVRDAYDPVQNIRGGLAYLRWLLAYFEGDVELATAGYNAGEGAVDRYKGVPPYRETREYVKRIRSLFNKPDHPYDHRVTTPSPVLPKIVSRRG